In a single window of the Microcoleus sp. FACHB-831 genome:
- the rpsJ gene encoding 30S ribosomal protein S10 — translation MATVQQQKIRIRLKAFDRRLLDTSCEKIVDTANRTQATAIGPIPLPTRKKIYCLLRSPHVDKDSREHFETRTHRRIIDIYQPSSKTIDALMKLDLPAGVDIEVKL, via the coding sequence ATGGCAACTGTTCAACAACAAAAAATTCGCATTCGTCTCAAAGCTTTTGACCGCCGTCTGCTTGACACATCTTGCGAGAAGATTGTGGATACGGCAAATCGCACGCAAGCTACAGCTATAGGCCCCATTCCCTTACCAACCCGCAAAAAGATATATTGTTTATTGCGCTCGCCCCACGTTGATAAGGATTCGCGGGAACATTTTGAAACTCGTACCCACCGCCGCATTATTGATATCTATCAGCCTTCCTCTAAAACAATTGACGCGCTGATGAAACTTGATTTGCCTGCTGGCGTTGATATTGAAGTCAAACTGTAA
- a CDS encoding LON peptidase substrate-binding domain-containing protein, whose product MASSSSIAVRELPLFPLPEVVLFPGRPLPLHIFEFRYRIMMNTILESDRRFGVLMFNPVNGQVASVGCCAEIIHFQRLPDDRMKILTLGQQRFRVLEYVREKPYRVGLVEWIEDQPPEKDLRALGTEVEQLLRDVVRLSAKLTEREMELPDDLPTLPRELSYWVASNLYGVATEQQALLEMQDTAGRLEREAEILTSTRNHLAARTVLKDALE is encoded by the coding sequence ATGGCATCCTCTTCCTCAATTGCAGTTCGAGAACTCCCGTTGTTTCCACTGCCAGAAGTGGTGCTATTTCCAGGGAGACCGTTACCCCTGCACATATTTGAATTTCGCTACAGAATCATGATGAATACGATTCTGGAGAGCGATCGCCGCTTTGGTGTTTTAATGTTTAACCCCGTTAACGGTCAAGTAGCGTCGGTGGGATGTTGCGCTGAAATCATCCACTTCCAACGTCTCCCTGACGATCGTATGAAGATATTAACATTAGGGCAGCAACGATTTCGAGTATTGGAGTACGTCCGCGAAAAACCCTATCGTGTAGGGTTGGTGGAATGGATTGAAGATCAGCCGCCAGAAAAAGACCTCCGCGCATTGGGTACAGAAGTTGAACAACTCCTGCGAGATGTGGTTCGCCTATCGGCAAAGTTGACCGAACGGGAAATGGAGCTACCAGACGACTTGCCTACTCTTCCCAGAGAATTGTCTTATTGGGTAGCTAGCAATCTGTATGGTGTAGCAACCGAACAGCAGGCTCTATTGGAAATGCAGGATACTGCTGGTAGACTGGAGCGCGAAGCCGAGATTCTTACTTCTACTCGCAATCACCTGGCTGCTAGAACAGTCCTTAAGGATGCGCTGGAGTAA
- a CDS encoding pentapeptide repeat-containing protein — MDADELLEKYAAGIRDFREIELREAYLKGASLRCINLACAILKEANLIGASLIEANLNGANLKYACLVMANLSWSRFEGANLTGAKLTGVDLIDANLTKASLDDAKLIGANLNRAVLHQVNLHEANLVGANLSYADLSEADLTEAKLHGASLRNANLSRAYLGSANLEGADLSGANLSGTNLSRAFLCGANLKGANLDGANLSGAVHFCIRQVSD; from the coding sequence ATGGACGCTGATGAACTCCTGGAGAAATATGCAGCCGGAATAAGAGACTTTCGCGAGATTGAGCTTAGGGAAGCTTACTTAAAAGGCGCTTCTCTGAGGTGTATAAACTTAGCCTGTGCAATCTTGAAAGAGGCAAACTTAATCGGGGCTTCCCTGATAGAGGCAAACCTCAACGGAGCCAATCTTAAATATGCATGTTTGGTTATGGCCAACTTGAGTTGGTCAAGATTTGAGGGGGCAAATCTAACTGGAGCGAAGCTAACTGGGGTAGATCTAATTGATGCAAACCTGACAAAAGCAAGCTTGGATGACGCCAAACTAATTGGTGCAAACTTAAACCGAGCAGTTTTGCATCAGGTAAACTTACATGAGGCTAACCTGGTAGGAGCAAATCTCAGCTATGCAGATCTTAGCGAAGCAGATCTTACTGAAGCAAAATTACATGGTGCCAGTTTAAGAAATGCTAATTTGAGTCGCGCATATTTGGGGTCAGCAAATCTGGAGGGCGCAGATTTGAGCGGCGCTAACCTTAGTGGAACTAACCTGAGTAGGGCGTTTTTATGCGGAGCCAATCTAAAAGGGGCAAATTTAGATGGGGCGAATCTAAGTGGCGCAGTCCATTTTTGTATTAGACAAGTCTCTGACTAA
- the pheA gene encoding prephenate dehydratase, with translation MNLSVAHLGPPGTYAEAAALAYVNWLTRETGQQSLLCPYPSIAQTIKAAAQAQAHLAVVPMENSVEGSVTMTMDTLWQLSGLQIQQALVMPISHALLSKATKIGDIRTVYSHPQALAQCQGWLEKFMPSVQLVPMNATTEALHYLEEDYKAAAIASSRAAQLYNLPILACPINDYPDNYTRFWVLSLEPSPGGSHTSLAFSVPANVPGALVKPLQLFASRGMNLSRIESRPTKRSLGDYLFFIDIEADARQPSVQSAITELTKYTETLKIFGSYSVVSV, from the coding sequence ATGAATTTATCTGTTGCACACTTGGGACCACCAGGCACTTACGCAGAAGCGGCGGCGCTAGCTTATGTAAATTGGCTGACGCGGGAAACAGGACAGCAATCATTATTATGCCCCTATCCGAGTATTGCTCAGACAATCAAGGCGGCGGCACAGGCACAGGCGCATCTAGCAGTTGTGCCGATGGAAAATTCTGTTGAGGGCAGTGTAACTATGACAATGGATACTCTGTGGCAGTTGAGCGGGCTGCAAATTCAACAGGCGTTGGTAATGCCAATTTCCCATGCTTTGCTGTCAAAAGCCACGAAAATCGGAGATATTAGGACAGTTTATTCGCATCCGCAGGCTTTAGCTCAGTGCCAGGGGTGGCTGGAGAAGTTTATGCCATCCGTGCAGCTTGTTCCAATGAACGCAACTACCGAAGCGCTACATTATTTGGAGGAGGACTATAAAGCTGCTGCGATCGCTTCGTCTAGAGCCGCACAACTTTACAACTTGCCTATCCTCGCCTGTCCTATAAATGACTATCCCGATAACTACACGCGATTTTGGGTACTGAGTTTGGAACCCTCCCCCGGAGGAAGTCACACATCGCTAGCATTTAGCGTTCCAGCCAACGTTCCAGGTGCCCTTGTAAAACCGTTACAGTTGTTTGCCAGTAGGGGGATGAATCTCAGCCGGATTGAATCTCGACCAACAAAGCGATCGCTCGGCGACTATTTATTCTTCATTGATATAGAAGCTGATGCAAGGCAACCATCTGTGCAATCTGCAATAACCGAATTAACAAAATACACAGAAACGCTCAAGATTTTTGGTAGCTATAGCGTTGTATCAGTTTAG